Sequence from the Fragaria vesca subsp. vesca linkage group LG4, FraVesHawaii_1.0, whole genome shotgun sequence genome:
TCCTAGTTATTATATTAAGATAATGGATAGCAAATGTTTAAGTTTTTGTTTATATTATTCTGGCTCACAATGGAATCTTTTAGTTGCACCTTGGTAATGACTCGTTTGCTTTCTTGTTTATGCAGGAGACAGCATTTAGCAGGAAAAGAAGTTTTCGGAATAAGATTAAGAAGAGAGGTAGAGCTAAAATCTTGTCTAAATTCAGAAATGGAAATTAGGATGTAATCAAACGCTCTGATCACACGTCAAGATCGGCAAATAAAACTTGCATCAGTCTTCTTTCAATTGCAGTATTGCAGCTTCTGCATTATGTTATGGTTAACGATAGATGCTGCTTGGATCCTGATTGTTTCATTTTCATACTTGCAGCGGCTTTGAAAAGAATCACGGACTCATCAGCTGCCGAAAAGAGGGCTCTAGCATAGACTGGTTCGGTTAGTAGACTTCAGTTACATCCTCATTGATTTTTGTTGGTTGAACCGCAGATTGCTTATGAAGTTATAAAACATGAAACTGATACAATTTTTATATGTTTACATGTCTGGCAAAAATCACAGGCAAAATTTAGATGTGTAAGAGGATGTTCCAGTATAAAAGCTTGGTTAGGAGGAAATCCATGTGTAAAGAAGCATGCACTGATGATCTTTATAAAAGTCAACTGTTTTCATAACGATTTAGAGCTTCTAACTTGATGTATCATTTTTACTCAAATCAAAAGGAACATGTTCACCATTTTGAGAAAAACCCTCACTACATAATAACTCTATTATTATGATAGGTTCTTTCCATGATAGAAATTTATTACCTCATAACAATTGAAAATTTAGGGTATCAGGACACCCTAGAATACATATAACTGAAGATGAATGACAAGAATGAGATTGGCACCAACTAAACACATATGGTAAAATGATCTATGCTTTTAATATCTCACCCACAAAGCTAGTAGGTAGAATATGTTCTGACTAATCCTTCAGGAAAGCCCTGGCCTCTGAATTCTTATTAGCAGGCACCAGAAGTTCTACAAATTCACTAATACACTTGTCTGAGCTCCCCCCTTCACTAATTTCCTTCTTAGCCACTTCCCTCCATTTACTTGAATTCTTCTTGATCACTTTGCCTCTCTCTCCCTCAATAACTTCCTTCAAACACCCAACAAGCTCTTCTTTCCTCACAATTCCCTCGTCATCTTCCTTGGCTCTGACCCCAACCTCCCAAATCTCCTCCACAAACTTAGCATTGGTCATTTGATCAGCCCACTTTGGCACTGCAACCATCGGAACCCCAAGGCTGAGCCCTTCGAGTATCGAATTCCAACCACAATGAGTCACAAAATACCCAATTGCTTCATGTGCCAACGCTTCCAGCTGGTTACACCAAGTCACCAGCAGACCCTTTTCCTTTACTGAGTCGATGATTTCATTTGGCAATTTACTCAGTTCTGATGCTCTTACCACCCACAGGAAATGCACCCCACTCTCTATCAAGCCCAATGCAAACTCTTCCATCTGCTCTGCTGTCAGGGACACCATGCTTCCAAAGGAGACATACACCACTGATTTAGGTGCCTTTGCAACTAGCCAGTTGATGCATTCTTCACCAAGAGGCTTCCATAGGCTTGCTCCATATCCCCTATCTCCTTTAATCTGGCCATCCAAATAAGCTGAAGGGATCATAGGGCCTATCAACTTCGCTGGCCATAGCTTTTCTACTCCTTTGACAGCCTTTGAAATGGAACAAATCAAAACCCAAATTAGTACTAGCTAAGCATATGCAATGTTGATAGTATACATGAGAAGGGTAATGTTCTTGTGAGAAATATCAGGCATTTAAAGGACATGTAACTATTAAATAAAAATAGGCATACGTCGCTTTCTAGTGCTTGGAAAGTATTGGCAAAGATCCAGTCAGCCTTGGATAAGTTTGAATACTGATTCATTTGCATCCTCAAGTAAGCTGGGTTACTATCCGGCTTCTTAAGCATGCCAGGCAGGTCAGCAATGTCGAGCGGAGGCAAGCCAGGAAGCGACAAGGGTATGTCTTCGAGACTAAAAGGCAGAGAAATTAAACCATGGTGAATGTGAAGAAGAATGCTGCACACACTGGCTGAATTGGTGAAAAAGGAGGCTCCATATATGCCATGTTCCTTAGCCACATCAAGAGCCCAAGGCAGAAATGAATCATACACAACACAATTCACTGGGAACTCAGAGTCTTCGAACTTCTTCAGGACTTGAGATAGGGTTCTCGAACCGTTGGCCTTGAACGACTGAAGAAACGTCTCCTCATCCGCCGCTTGAGCAAAGCCAGACTCGTCGAAACCATCAGAGATGGGTTCAACCTCAACGTTAGGGACACAAATGGAGCTGACAGTGTAACTGGTGGTGGCGAAAGTAGCCTTGACGCCTTTAGAAGCCAGACGCTTTGCGAACTGGAGGAGAGGGTTGATGTGGCCTTGGCTAGGATAAGGAAGCACCACAACATGACCTCTGCATTGTTTGGGATTCTCCATTTTCCTGTTGGTTAATCGGTTTGTGTTTGGTTTGAGCTTCTAACATGGCCAGGTACCTTTATATAGGCTCGGAAATGTACAAATGCCGCCAATTAAGTAAGTGATCAACTTCGTAACATAATGCCACCAAGTACTGAAGTACGTGATCAACTTCGTTTTCGTAGCATAGTTGGATACGTATAGTGTGAGAGACCAGGAATCCCATTTACGTCAGACTACTGTGAGGTAGACAGCTTTAGAATGATTGATAATCTGGATGACGTAGTACAATCTAACGTAAGCCTTTACGTACCAGATGACATAATATAAGATTTTTGTTTTTCGTTTTCATATTAGCACAGACACACATTACTGCATTAGACATATGCTACTGCATCAGACATATGCAAATACACGAGCAGCAGATCAGTCACACACTAAGCATACTACTCCCTGCATGTATACCCTAAAACTTGAACACCGAAGTAATCCATGATCTATTGAACTGAAAACCACATATAAACATAAACACATTGCATCATGTTTCAGCAAAACAAGAACATATAAACATGTAATAAGAAGTAGAAGCACCAACCTTGGTTGTTCATGTTCAACGCCATCAAGCTAGAGCAGAGGAAGTCTTCTATGTAATTCTCCAGATTGCCTTTTCACAGTGAGTATGAAAAACTTACAGGCGTAGAATGAGCTTACACATGGACCCCTTTATATATTAACAAGTTCACTTAGAATCTCATCTCACAAGACAACTCTAATAAACCAATCAATTACCTTATGTAATAACTATAACATATATTCTATGTTATCTCAAACTCCTTGTATTTATCTAATCAGATTACTAAGATAAATATCCAAGTTAAGTATTATCGATTAACCTCATTTACTTATTTCACAAGATGTTTATATATGTTAGACTCTCATGTGTTAATCTTGAGTCCACATTAGATAACATGATCATCATCACCACCCTCAATCATCAGGCATCAGCAGAAGTTCCTTTGATTTCATCATCATCATCGAGTACAGAGACGGAAGATAGTGTATTGGTATCTAGGCTGTAGCCCAGAGAGTTTTTTCTATTTTTCTTTAATCAAATAGGTGTTTAATCTTCAGCCTATAGGTAACGAGAGTTGTTCACCCCAGTCAAATTGTCAAAAGTCCCCATGGTTTGGCTAAAAAGGTCATAACCGTGCTCTTATTAATGAGCTAAAGGATATTCCAAAAAGAAAGCATAGAATAATGAAAAACAAAAATATCTACATATGCTTCTTTTTATTATTAGTCGATCTAGTTAATTTCATATTTCGGAGCAACATAGTTTTTTTTTTTTTTCTATTTTATGGCATCAATCCAATCCTAAACGATTAAAATTTTCATATTTATCGATAAAACAGTCTCATTTTTACTATCCATGATATACTCTTGTTCTAATTAGTTGCTTTTTTTAGATTTCTTGTACAAAATTTTATATATTATTCATATATTTTGAAACTTTTATCGAATGATAACTCAGTCTAAAAAAAAAACTAAACTCAGACTATTTTATAATCCTGGTTTCGTCTCTGATCCAGTAGTAGTTTGTTGACAATACGGGGCTGAATCTGATTCAGGTATTCAACCTAACCTTATTTTGTGAACATGGTTCAGGTGGTAGACACTAATCAATTTCAACTTTTTGTTTCAGCTGGATCGAACCTCATGGACATACAGGTAGCTTTCATACACACTCATGGCCATACAGGTAGCTTTCATACACATTCTTTGCTTTTATATATTGGATTTGAGATGTCATTCTCTGCAACTATTGCTTTGAAGGCCATCGAGATGACAACAACGTTTTGCACATTTTACCTTTTTATGCTAACAATAAAAAGAGAGACACAATTCTTATTATAATGAGAGACGCAATTCTTATTAATATTAATAATGAGAGACGCAATCCTTATTATAATAAGAGACGCAATCCTTATTAATAATGAGAGACGCAATCCATCCTTTTAAGCAATCCTTATTAAGGAATTAATGTCGATCTTGACAGGCCGGCCTGTCTGATTAATTAGCACACAGATGCGCTACAAATTCACTAGTACATATGTCTGAGCTTCCCCCTTCACTGATTTCCTTCTTAGCCAACTCCCTCCATTTACTCGAATTCTTCTTGATCTCTTTGCTTCTCTCTCCCTCAATAATGTCCTTCAGACATCCAACAAACTCTTCTTTCCTCACAATGCCCTCATCATCCTCCTTGGCTCTGACTCCAACCTCCCAAATCTCCTCCACAAACTTAGCATTGGTCATTTGATCAGCCCACTTTGGCACTGCAACCATTGGAACCCCAAGGCTGAGCCCTTCGAGTATCGAATTCCAACCACAATGAGTCACAAAACACCCAATTGCTTCATGTGCCAAGGCTTCCAGCTGATTACACCAAGTCACTAGCAGACCCTTTTCCTTTACAGAGTCAATGATTTCATTTGGCAATTTACTCAGTTCAGATTTTCTTACCACCCACAGAAAATTCACCCCGCTCTCTTTCAAGCCCAACGCAAACTCTTCCATTTGCTTTGCAGTTAGGGACACCATGCTTCCAAAGGAGACATACACTACTGATTTAGGTGCCTTTGTATCTAGCCAGTTGGTGCATTCTTCACCCAGAGGCTTCCATAGGCTTGCTCCATATCCTCTGTCCCCTTTAATCTGGCCATCCAAATAAGCTGAAGGGACCATGGGGCCTATCAACTTTGCTGGCCACAGCTTTGCTACTCCTTTGGCAGCCTGTAATTACAAACATGCATGATCAAAACCCACAATTAGTAACATGCAAATTAACATTTCCAAAGAGGAAATTAATAACAGTCTCTTGTATGCACGGCGTGCAAGTTAACATTTTCGACCCCATAGTATCGTGTAAATACACACCGTGTACTAAGACTCTGAGTAATAAAAATAACGGTCCATACCTCGCCTTCTAGTGCTTGGAAAGTATTTCCAAAGATCCAGTCAGCCTGGTCCAAGTTAGAATACTGGTTCAGTTTCATCTTCAAGTAAGCTGGGTGACTATCCGGCTTCTGAAGCATGCTAGGCAGGTCAACAAGGTTCAGTGGAGGCAACCCAGGAATTAACAAGGGCATGTCTTGAGGCTTAAACGGCAGAGAAAGTAGTCCATGATGAATCTGAGACACAATGCTACACACAGCAGCCGAGTTCGTGAAAAAAGTGGCTCCATATATGCCATGCTCCTTGGCCACATCCAGAGCCCAAGGCAGAAACGAATCATACACAACACAGTTCACCGGGAACTCAGAGTCTTCGAACTTGTTGAGGACTTGGGATAGGGTTCTGGAGCCGTTGGCCTTGAATGACTGAAGAAACGTTTCCTCATCCGCCGCTTGAGCAAAGCCGGACTCGTCGAAACCATCGGAGATGGACTCGACGCCGACGTTGTGGACGTGAATGGAGCTGACAGTGTAGGTGGTTGTGACAAGTGTGGCCTTGACGCCTTTAGAGGCTAGGCGCTTAGCAAATTGGAGGAGAGGGTTGATGTGACCCTGGCTAGGATATGGAAGCACAAGAACATGACCTCTGTATTCACGTTTGTTCTCCATTTCTCTTTGAATTGGTTGGTTTTGGGTTTGTGTTCGTCTGAGGTCGGCACCTATATGTAGCCACAGATATGAGATCGAGTGAACACGAGTACGTGAGAGAGTCAGGTAGGTCATGCAAGTGAGAGCATGTGAACTGTACGTGTGAATTAATGACCTCAGAGAATTAAGAGTTTTGGAAAGATCTGGAATGCGGCCGGGATGATATATTTTGTTCTATATTTGACGTAGATTATTCCATATTTGTGGAAAATCATATTTCTGAATTCTTAGAACTTGGTGGCGGATTTAGAAAGTATTTTCAATTCAGATTTTACTAATTTAGAAAATACGTACCATGCTAATAAATTTTTGTAAGTATGTTTAGTTTTGATGAAATCCTTCTAGTGAGGACCCTTAAGTTGAGGACTTGGTGAGGATTTTTCGGCTTATCCCACCTTTCGATTTTATATCTACATCTTGACCGTTCAGTTTATAGGTATTTATGAGTAGATCATTTCTTCAAATTTTCAACTATATTGAAAATTGTTAAGACATTCATAAGTGTGATTTATTAATTATGAACTTGAACGGTTCATATTTAACAGATTTGGTTAGTCCATTAATTTGATCTAGTTTGTTATCTTAACGAACACCAATTTGGGTGAAAATTTGTAGAAATGATCTATTCATATAAACCTAAAAACTGAACGGATAAGATGTCAAAATGTAATTGAAAATTGGGTATTTTAAACCATAAATCGAAAAGTTCTCACTAAGTCCTCAACTTAAGAGTCCTCACTAGAAAGGCTCCCGTTTCTGCCAAATCCTCGTTACGTTAATGAGAATGGGTGTCTGAATACGTACACTCGTTTTATGGCAATGAATTGGAAATGGAAACTGGCATCTCGAATAACGTACGAATCTGGCATCTTTGAGAGAGATGGGGTAGAGTGCGCACTACACCATACAATATCATATCAAAATCAAAATGTAATAAATGGGTAATAATGTGATAAATGTAATACATGGTTTTTTTTATTTAGTTATGTACTCAAGTATGAGTCGAGTCATCTTATTTTAAAAAAGGAGATAGGAATTGACTGAGTTGATTGGGGACTCTACTGAAAAGAAATAATTCCAGGTTAATCATCAATACACGCTACTGGTATAATTAGGTAATTTAGAAATCGTCTTAGCATTGATTTTATGGTCTTTTTTAGGACTTGATAAATTAATCCCACTACTCAAACAACTTCTTTATGTAATATCAAAGTCTATGTGCAGAGTCTTTGTATGCTTGCTTAATAAAATCAGAGTAATTAACTAATGATAGTTGTACTTGATCAGGATAAAAATAATAATAAGAGTGTGGTTATTGAAATCTCTAAATTTACTCAACTAAGTTAGGACTGCTGGTGTGCTCCGAATGACCTTTATAAAATATAAAATAAAAAATAAATAGAAGGGAGTGTTGATGTCCTGGTTTTGTATGTTTACCAAGTTCAATGATGTTCATGTAGATTTAAAAATAAATAAATAAAAAGATGTTTCACCTTTCAAGTACCATCCGCCTGTTATCACCCTCATAATGATTTTGATTGGAGATAACGCCGTCTGAGAAGATGGAGCTGTTAAACAAAAAAAAAAAAAGAGAGAGAAGATCTGAATCGATCATGGACAATATATTGAGCAGAAGAGCCACAGCGATCATGGCCAAGAAGACTGACTCATATATTGGTGACACATTGCAGCAATGCTCGTGACTCTTGGCATTACCGTGACAGAAACCGCCAAGCAGGCTAGGTGCCCAGTATTACACTAGTTTGTACACGCAATGACGCCAACTCGGGTGCCGACGGTGACCTCATATACATACATGATTTTTTTGAGTCGCTAAAGAATCTCCAATTCATCAAAGGATGGGATTGGTCACTGGTGGAAAGTAGAAACATATCGAAGCAAGCATTGCTAAGTCAAGCTCTCGATCTCATCTTGAGAGACAAAAAAAAAAGAAGAGAAGGAGATGTACGTGCTTTTCCTAGTCTTGGTTATGATTCTGATGAATCTGATTTTGCAGAGGGTTGTTCAGTAATTCAGTTATGACATTTGGGATCATACGTAAACTACAACGACTAACGTACGCTGCATTCAAGCTCCGAGGAACCTCAACTCCACGGGTGTAATAGTAAGAGATCAAAACCATAGAACGACTGATCAAGTGAGTTGTTGGACGCTATCAGTCTGTCTTCTTCTTCCATTTTTGGCGGGAATTAAATAAATTTCTTAGCCGATCAATAGCCTCACTGCGCGCTTTAGGCCATGCTCTCCCTTCTCCTTCTGTTTGCTTCCTCTTTCCTCATGTTCGTCCTCCTTCCAGTACCGTACTAGTACGTGGCTGTGCTCAAGGTGCTTCGATATAATTTTTCTTTAATCTTATCAAACATTGAAGACAATAAGATCACCACCATTTAAAGAGTAACACTCAAACTTCTGTGGAATTTAGGATTAATTGCTGACTTGTTGTATGCTTCTTGTATTGTAATTATGAATTAGGGTTCTCAACAGACCATGTATCGCTATATATAGCTGTGATCGAACTTGTATTATTAGTCCTTCAAAACGTCATTCAATAAGTCGATCATCTCAGCGACAAACTATTGGGTACGTACGGTGAAATCCTTTGTCGACTGCCATGTGATAAATTCGTTTTCCAAATCAAGTGTGTGTCAAAGCAGTGGTGCACACTCGAGCTCGTATCTGAAACCAAAGCGAAAAGCAAACCCCCAAAGCTCATGCTGTACGTTGTAGACCGACCGTAGGCGTGAACTGTTCCCTACCTACAAAGGCGTTTGAAAGGTTCCGGAGTTTCTTGAGTTTGAAGAAAGAATCACAAGCTAGTGCTGGCGACATGCAACGATTTGGTTTTGTGTTGCGAAAAGCATAACATCGACGACCGTGATTTCTACATCTGCAATCCACTCACCGTGCAACTGGTTAATCTTCCTCCGACCCCTGGATGCTACGAAAGACAACCTTGGGGGTTCATCTGTGAGCCTTATTGTAAGGAAGCCAGTAATGCCGGTTTTAATGTTAATGCCGAGTATAGGTTCAAGGTTGTGAAAATTCTTGGTCCTAGTACAAGAAAAAAATGTTACAAAATTAATATCCAGGTCTTCTCTAGTGAGACTGGTGAATGGAGAGAGATAGCTGTACCATGTCCGCGAGGCTTCAAGTACTTCGACCTTAGGCGTTGGGATAGCTTTGGTAACATTGGAATTCTGTATTGGGTTGCTCAAAATAGTTTGCTTGCACTGCGTACTCCGCTCTTCATCAACAATAAGATCAATGGTGGTTGTAGTACTAACAGTGATGATGATGACCAGTACCAATTTCATGTTATTAAAATTGATTTGCCTGCGAACCACCCCCT
This genomic interval carries:
- the LOC101308673 gene encoding UDP-glycosyltransferase 74B1-like, producing the protein MENKREYRGHVLVLPYPSQGHINPLLQFAKRLASKGVKATLVTTTYTVSSIHVHNVGVESISDGFDESGFAQAADEETFLQSFKANGSRTLSQVLNKFEDSEFPVNCVVYDSFLPWALDVAKEHGIYGATFFTNSAAVCSIVSQIHHGLLSLPFKPQDMPLLIPGLPPLNLVDLPSMLQKPDSHPAYLKMKLNQYSNLDQADWIFGNTFQALEGEAAKGVAKLWPAKLIGPMVPSAYLDGQIKGDRGYGASLWKPLGEECTNWLDTKAPKSVVYVSFGSMVSLTAKQMEEFALGLKESGVNFLWVVRKSELSKLPNEIIDSVKEKGLLVTWCNQLEALAHEAIGCFVTHCGWNSILEGLSLGVPMVAVPKWADQMTNAKFVEEIWEVGVRAKEDDEGIVRKEEFVGCLKDIIEGERSKEIKKNSSKWRELAKKEISEGGSSDICTSEFVAHLCAN
- the LOC101294357 gene encoding UDP-glycosyltransferase 74B1-like gives rise to the protein MENPKQCRGHVVVLPYPSQGHINPLLQFAKRLASKGVKATFATTSYTVSSICVPNVEVEPISDGFDESGFAQAADEETFLQSFKANGSRTLSQVLKKFEDSEFPVNCVVYDSFLPWALDVAKEHGIYGASFFTNSASVCSILLHIHHGLISLPFSLEDIPLSLPGLPPLDIADLPGMLKKPDSNPAYLRMQMNQYSNLSKADWIFANTFQALESDAVKGVEKLWPAKLIGPMIPSAYLDGQIKGDRGYGASLWKPLGEECINWLVAKAPKSVVYVSFGSMVSLTAEQMEEFALGLIESGVHFLWVVRASELSKLPNEIIDSVKEKGLLVTWCNQLEALAHEAIGYFVTHCGWNSILEGLSLGVPMVAVPKWADQMTNAKFVEEIWEVGVRAKEDDEGIVRKEELVGCLKEVIEGERGKVIKKNSSKWREVAKKEISEGGSSDKCISEFVELLVPANKNSEARAFLKD